In Methanobrevibacter sp., a genomic segment contains:
- a CDS encoding shikimate kinase, producing the protein MKKAVRSPGSATIINAIATGFGSAFGIGLDIRCIAKSTSNSITCSNDVGADTGLMHLCAEKVFKHYNIDKNEFGVDLKTQSSLPMASGLSSSSASSNAIVKVVSSIISEEFDLAPLDDLETINMAIDASLDAGVTITGSFDDATASYFGGVVVTDNKNREFIVKEKMEEHPILVYMPNFYSKSGDSDPERMKLLAPLVETAFEFAKQKNYFKALNLNGLIYSATLGFDSTIAVDALQSGAIASGLSGTGSSFVAIVDEESIDDVKECWSKYDGKIIETNVDNKGCVMI; encoded by the coding sequence ATGAAAAAAGCTGTGAGGTCTCCAGGTTCGGCAACAATCATTAATGCTATTGCAACTGGCTTTGGTTCAGCATTCGGCATTGGTTTGGATATTAGATGCATTGCCAAATCAACAAGTAATTCGATTACTTGCTCCAATGATGTTGGAGCAGATACTGGATTAATGCATTTGTGTGCCGAAAAGGTGTTCAAGCATTATAATATTGATAAAAATGAATTTGGAGTTGATTTGAAAACACAATCTAGTTTACCGATGGCATCTGGACTGTCAAGCAGCAGCGCCTCATCTAATGCAATCGTTAAAGTTGTATCTTCAATAATCAGCGAGGAATTTGATTTAGCTCCTCTTGATGATTTGGAAACAATTAACATGGCAATTGATGCATCGCTGGATGCGGGAGTTACAATAACCGGCTCTTTTGATGATGCAACAGCTTCCTATTTCGGAGGGGTTGTAGTGACCGATAATAAAAACAGGGAGTTCATTGTAAAAGAAAAAATGGAAGAACATCCTATTTTAGTATATATGCCTAATTTCTATTCGAAATCAGGTGATTCAGACCCTGAAAGAATGAAATTGTTAGCGCCTCTGGTTGAAACCGCTTTTGAATTTGCAAAGCAAAAAAATTATTTTAAAGCATTAAATTTAAATGGATTAATTTATTCCGCAACTTTAGGATTTGATTCAACAATAGCTGTTGATGCCCTTCAATCAGGAGCTATTGCTTCCGGATTATCTGGTACTGGCTCTTCATTTGTTGCAATCGTTGATGAAGAGTCAATTGATGATGTTAAAGAATGTTGGAGTAAATATGATGGAAAAATTATAGAAACAAATGTTGACAATAAAGGTTGTGTGATGATATGA